One window of the Pseudomonas knackmussii B13 genome contains the following:
- a CDS encoding DUF4105 domain-containing protein: protein MPKRLLPWLALCACMSLQAAPELAQSRIQALAAQPYWLAIGHYTPAKLGGWRSYVDDPKFFLADDGEHSPEHELAATLKALYASPSLGDKHAQCVYPARTRWLKQQLQLTDLPTVECKEFATWYHDINPHSAVLVFPAAYLNSPSSMFGHTLLRIDQADVDSNNTALLSYALNFGAFIEGMDNSILYAWKGLMGGYPGLFALVPYREKLSEYSRLENRDLWEYRLNLTPEETGRMVEHVWELKQVRFKYFFFDENCSFRLLELLEIARPGAELTDHFPLYAIPTDTVRAVKDAGMIDKIDYRPSREKELLARAEPLDSAEKHLAVRLADDDKLLDSAEFKALPPDRQALVQDAAFRLLRYRATGKERDEADAARSYQLLRAINVNPPPALQVERPGQPEEGHQSLTWQLGAGSRDGQAFGDYGLRMAYHDLEDNSYGFPQGAQLELGDLRVRQYEGNRWQLQNLDLVSIRSMTPRSTMLKPLSWQVTGGWERVLGKNSDNHDDTLVGHINGGAGGSWKLTDGLQAYALGTARIETNPDFAATIAPALGFDSGLLWRNDLGNLSLEGSGDFFHNGEVRRNLSFGQQFELTRDLGLRLSAEREFSHQAGPVNEVMLQLRWYHY from the coding sequence ATGCCCAAACGCCTGTTGCCATGGTTGGCGCTGTGCGCCTGCATGTCCCTGCAAGCCGCTCCCGAGCTTGCCCAATCCCGTATTCAGGCCCTGGCCGCGCAACCCTACTGGCTGGCGATCGGGCACTACACCCCGGCCAAGCTCGGCGGCTGGCGCAGCTACGTGGACGATCCGAAGTTCTTTCTCGCCGACGACGGGGAGCACTCCCCGGAGCACGAGCTGGCCGCCACGCTGAAGGCGCTCTACGCCTCGCCCAGCCTGGGCGACAAGCATGCCCAGTGCGTCTACCCGGCGCGCACCCGCTGGCTGAAGCAGCAGCTGCAGCTGACCGACCTGCCGACGGTCGAGTGCAAGGAATTCGCCACCTGGTATCACGACATCAACCCGCACAGCGCGGTGCTGGTGTTCCCGGCGGCCTACCTGAACAGCCCGTCCTCGATGTTCGGCCATACCCTGCTGCGCATCGACCAGGCCGATGTCGACAGCAACAACACCGCGCTGCTCAGCTACGCGCTGAACTTCGGCGCCTTCATCGAAGGCATGGACAACAGCATCCTCTATGCCTGGAAGGGCCTGATGGGTGGCTATCCGGGGCTGTTCGCGCTGGTCCCGTACCGCGAGAAGCTCTCCGAATACAGCCGTCTGGAGAACCGCGACCTCTGGGAATACCGGCTGAACCTGACGCCCGAGGAAACCGGGCGCATGGTCGAGCACGTCTGGGAGCTCAAGCAGGTCCGCTTCAAGTACTTCTTCTTCGACGAGAACTGCTCGTTCCGTCTGCTCGAACTGCTGGAGATCGCCCGCCCCGGCGCCGAGCTCACCGACCACTTCCCGCTGTACGCCATCCCCACCGACACGGTGCGCGCGGTGAAGGACGCCGGGATGATCGACAAGATCGACTACCGCCCCTCGCGGGAAAAGGAACTGCTCGCCCGCGCCGAACCATTGGACAGCGCCGAGAAGCACCTGGCGGTGCGCCTGGCCGACGACGACAAGCTGCTCGACAGCGCCGAGTTCAAGGCCCTGCCACCCGACCGCCAGGCCCTGGTGCAGGACGCAGCCTTCCGCCTGCTGCGCTACCGCGCCACCGGCAAGGAACGTGACGAAGCCGATGCGGCGCGCAGCTACCAGTTGCTGCGCGCGATCAACGTCAACCCGCCGCCGGCGCTGCAGGTGGAGCGCCCGGGGCAACCGGAAGAAGGCCACCAATCGCTGACCTGGCAGCTCGGCGCTGGCAGCCGCGACGGCCAAGCCTTCGGCGACTACGGCCTGCGCATGGCCTATCACGACCTGGAAGACAACAGCTACGGCTTCCCCCAGGGCGCGCAACTGGAACTGGGCGACCTGCGTGTGCGCCAGTACGAGGGCAACCGCTGGCAGCTGCAGAACCTCGACCTGGTCAGCATCCGTTCGATGACGCCGCGCAGCACCATGCTCAAGCCGCTGTCCTGGCAGGTCACCGGCGGCTGGGAGCGGGTGCTGGGCAAGAACAGCGACAACCACGACGACACCCTGGTCGGGCATATCAACGGCGGCGCCGGCGGCAGCTGGAAGCTCACCGATGGTTTGCAGGCTTACGCCCTGGGCACCGCGCGCATCGAGACCAACCCCGACTTCGCCGCCACCATCGCTCCCGCGCTGGGCTTCGACAGTGGCCTGTTGTGGCGCAACGACCTGGGCAACCTGTCCCTGGAGGGCAGCGGCGACTTTTTCCACAACGGCGAGGTGCGCCGCAACCTGAGCTTCGGCCAGCAGTTCGAGCTGACCCGCGACCTCGGCCTGCGGCTGTCCGCGGAGCGCGAGTTCAGCCACCAGGCCGGGCCGGTCAACGAGGTCATGCTGCAGCTGCGCTGGTACCATTACTGA
- a CDS encoding DUF3015 domain-containing protein, with the protein MKRILLGTLLATVSLGALADAPGSDGCGWGQMLFKGQRGTATHVLAATTNGSSGNNTFGMTTGTNGCHTNGALTYGGKPMIVVSGMMDELSEDMAKGNGEALTTYAVVLGVKPEDRAHFAEVTHEHFAQIFTKSDVTAEDVLANTQAVLKQDARLAKYADQA; encoded by the coding sequence ATGAAAAGGATTCTCCTCGGTACCCTCCTCGCCACCGTTTCCCTCGGCGCCCTCGCAGATGCCCCTGGCAGCGATGGCTGCGGCTGGGGCCAGATGCTCTTCAAAGGGCAGCGCGGCACCGCCACCCACGTGCTGGCAGCAACCACCAACGGCAGCTCCGGCAACAACACCTTCGGCATGACCACCGGCACCAACGGCTGCCACACCAACGGCGCGCTGACCTATGGCGGCAAGCCGATGATCGTCGTCAGCGGCATGATGGACGAGCTGTCCGAAGACATGGCCAAAGGCAACGGCGAAGCCCTGACCACCTATGCCGTGGTACTCGGCGTGAAGCCAGAAGACCGTGCCCACTTCGCCGAAGTGACCCACGAGCACTTCGCGCAGATCTTCACCAAGTCCGACGTGACTGCCGAAGACGTCCTCGCCAACACCCAGGCTGTCCTGAAGCAGGACGCCCGTCTGGCCAAGTACGCCGACCAGGCCTGA